GCCTTTGGACATCCCGCATCGAACTATATCACCAGCGCGATAGGCGGGGGAAAGCCGCTCCGAGTTGACCTCTACCACTGGCTGGCGAAGCCAGGGGACGTGCTCCTCATGAGCACCGATGGGCTGCACGACTACGTCCGCTGGAATGAGGTAGAAGCGCTCTCAAAGGGAGGAAGCGCCCGGCAGATAGCCTTTACCCTTCTCAAAAGGGCCCTCGGTGTGACTAGGGACAACGTCACAATAGCCGTCTGGAAGTGGTAGGATGAAACTCCCACCGGGAAAGCTAAGGAACGAGGTTTTAAAAGAGGTAATCTTCCCAAACCTCGGCGTTGAGGATGCCAGAGTGGTCTACGGGCCAAGGGAGGGCTTTGATTCGGCCGTTTTAGAATACGATGAGGAACACTACCTTGTGATTGCCACCGACCCAACACTAGGCGTTCCAAGGGAGGCCTTCGGTTTCTTCATCTACCACTTTGCCGCGAGCGATGTGGCGGTTTTTGGAGCCAGACCGAGGTGGCTCGTCGTTGACCTTCTCTCTCCTCCCGGAACCTCCAAGAGGTTCTTAGAGGATGCGATGAAGGCCCTGAACGAAGAGTGCAGGTATTACGGAAGCACAATAATCGGCGGCCATACCGGCGTTTACCCGAGAGTTTCAGAACCCACAGCTACCACCACGGTGATGGGCCTTGTTAAAAGGGATGGGCTTAAGCTCCCGCTCGCAAAACCTGGCGACAGGATAGTCGTGACGACCAAAGTTGGCCTTGAGTTCGCGGTCTCGGCGGCATATTTTAAGGAGGAGGAACTTTCGAGAGTCATATCCAAGAAGGAACTCATGCGCCTTAAGCGTTCCTTTTACTTTGAGACCGCCGTTTTAGATGCACTGGTTGCAACACCCCTCGTCAGGGGGATGCACGACGCAACTGAAGGCGGCTTAACGGCCCTTCACGAGATAGCGGACAACTCGGGCGTTGGCTTTAGGGTTTATGCCGAGAATTTAGTCATTGACCCTCTCGTTAAGAAGGTTTTGGACTTCTACGGGCTGGAGCCTTGGAGCGTATCCTCGACTGGGACGCTGATAGCAATAACCCCTCCAGAAAAATCTAATGAGCTAATTACAGAGTTAAACAGAAATGGAATCTTAGCGTTTGAGATAGGAGAGTTCACGAAGGACAAGGAGAGGGTTTTAGTTAAAAATGGAGAGGAGAGACCGTTTCCGGAGTTCAAAGAGGATCCCTATATAGGGTTTTATGGGGTATAGGTACAACTCAGATATTT
The DNA window shown above is from Thermococcus sp. and carries:
- a CDS encoding AIR synthase family protein — protein: MKLPPGKLRNEVLKEVIFPNLGVEDARVVYGPREGFDSAVLEYDEEHYLVIATDPTLGVPREAFGFFIYHFAASDVAVFGARPRWLVVDLLSPPGTSKRFLEDAMKALNEECRYYGSTIIGGHTGVYPRVSEPTATTTVMGLVKRDGLKLPLAKPGDRIVVTTKVGLEFAVSAAYFKEEELSRVISKKELMRLKRSFYFETAVLDALVATPLVRGMHDATEGGLTALHEIADNSGVGFRVYAENLVIDPLVKKVLDFYGLEPWSVSSTGTLIAITPPEKSNELITELNRNGILAFEIGEFTKDKERVLVKNGEERPFPEFKEDPYIGFYGV